The proteins below come from a single Chryseobacterium capnotolerans genomic window:
- a CDS encoding T9SS type A sorting domain-containing protein, translating into MKIKLLLGTLMFTAVTVNAQLATINENFQSFTTGNTAPWPQQNWSNIQNTTSGPWVYASGTTNKLIQYYSFSAANTAGYLITPQIIAPDGTKIITFKAALTTGSASGATGTIEVGLVDNTNEMGTFTPIGNIINLTAGNVQYSLPVPASTKQYIAFKIIGSNMHTAIQIDDVAYDAASSLGVSDKTFSKDHVTFAVNSDNTSLEFRGKTPKNIQIYSSAGQKVAEGKLNGQKFNINELQTGVYFIAVETGEGKTIPSKFIKK; encoded by the coding sequence ATGAAAATAAAATTACTTCTTGGAACTTTGATGTTTACAGCAGTTACAGTAAATGCTCAATTAGCGACTATTAATGAAAACTTCCAATCATTTACAACAGGAAATACGGCTCCATGGCCGCAGCAAAACTGGTCAAATATCCAAAATACAACATCCGGTCCTTGGGTTTATGCTTCCGGAACAACGAATAAACTGATCCAGTATTATAGTTTTTCGGCTGCTAATACTGCAGGTTATCTGATCACTCCGCAAATCATTGCTCCGGACGGAACTAAAATTATAACTTTCAAAGCTGCTCTTACCACAGGATCTGCATCAGGAGCAACCGGGACAATAGAAGTAGGCTTGGTAGATAATACTAATGAAATGGGTACATTCACTCCTATTGGCAATATTATTAATCTGACCGCAGGTAATGTACAATACTCATTGCCAGTACCGGCTTCCACTAAACAATACATTGCCTTTAAAATTATTGGAAGCAATATGCATACTGCTATTCAGATCGATGATGTAGCTTATGATGCAGCTTCTTCATTAGGAGTAAGCGATAAAACATTCTCAAAAGACCACGTTACTTTTGCTGTAAATTCAGATAATACTTCACTGGAATTCAGAGGTAAAACCCCTAAAAACATCCAAATCTATTCTTCTGCAGGCCAAAAAGTAGCAGAAGGAAAGCTGAACGGACAAAAATTTAATATCAATGAACTTCAGACAGGAGTTTATTTTATAGCTGTAGAGACAGGTGAAGGAAAAACCATTCCATCAAAGTTTATTAAAAAATAA